DNA sequence from the Neosynechococcus sphagnicola sy1 genome:
TTCCTCCACCCAGTCTTGGGTGATCTCGATCATCGGTGGGAGATCCGGAGCCGCCGCTAAGGTTTCGATGGGGTTGGCGGATTCAAAGTTGTCCAGCGGTCGAGGCGTTGGTTCCGAGGAGTGATCCTGAGAAGCCTGATTGTAAAAATCGCTAATTCGCCATCTCAGGTAGGCATTGAGCCATCTCAAGAGTTTACCGCGTTCAGGGTCAAAGCAAGGCCCAGTGGTAGACTCACAGAGATTACGGCAGAGATAGAGCCAGGTCTGTTGCAGTGCATCTTCGTAGTAAGGGGATGAATGATGCCACAGCCGCCCCGACTGACTGATCAGCCGAATCATTTGGGTCAGTCCCTGGCGACGTTCGAGACTGTTGGGGGGGGACTGACAGGTTTTGATCACCAGTCGATTGAGCACGGTCTCGAGTTTTTCGGCTGGCTCATTTGCATCAGCGGGCTGTCTAAACTGTATCGGTGGCAGGATAGTCTCTGGCACCAGCCCTCTCCCAGCATGGCAACATCCAGCCTGCTCAGTCTGAGTTTCACAATGCTTGAGAAACCACAACTGGGATGGACAGGTTTGTCCAATGGTTATTGTTTCACACCTCAAGAGCGTCCAGAAGCTGCGGTTCAAGAATGTCGGCTTGTTCGTGGCGATAACGGGTTATGCTTCCCCTTAATTTTAATCGGGGCGATGAACTTTCAGGAGATCAGCGATGTCTAATAGACTGGTAACGTTACGTGGGGAATTTCAACTATGCTGAAGCTTACCTCAACTGCACTGCTGCTGGCAGCAGCTATGTCTCTGGCGGCGATCGCTGCACCAGCAGCTCAGGCTGGACAGGATCGGAACTACAACAGTGGTCCCTTCCGCACCTCCTATCAGGGCCCCAATGTCAACTATTACAACGGTCCCAACCGTACCCATTACCAGGGTCCCAATGTCAGCTATTACAACGGTCCCAACGTTGACTATGTCCGCGGGTCTAACAATACCTACTATCGTGGCCCCAACAGCGACACCTTCACCCAAGTTCCGGCTGGGCAGGATCGGAACTACTACAGTGGCCCCAACCGCACCGTCTACAACGGTCCCAATGTGGACTATTACAACGGCCCCAACCGGACGCTCTACCAGGGTTCCAATGTCGGCTATTACAACGGTCCCAACGTTGACTATTTCCGCGGGCCTAACAATACCTACTATCGTGGCCCCAACAGCGACACCTATACCAAAGTAGGGAATTAGCAAGTCGCTGATTGACAATGGATACTCGACTCAGCCTGACCCTTGAACTGCTATCCGGCGGCAGAGCCTGCTACGCTCATAGGTGAAAAACCTTCAGGAAAGAGCATGCAGGAGATCTCTGCCGCTTCCTTGTGTCCCCCCGCCGTAATCCAGCCGGACTCCCTCGATATTCAACTCCTAGTCCTGGATATTGACGGCACGATTGCGGGAGAGTCTAATCAAGTGAGCCAACCCGTTTTGGAGGCAATTCAGGCGGTGCAGGCCAAGGGAATTTCCGTGGCGATCGCTACGGGTCGTATGTACTGCTCTGCCCTCCGGTTTCACCAAGCCATTGCCTCCCCCTTGCCCTTGGTGGCTTACCAAGGTGCCCTGATTCGTGACCCGGTGACCGAGACTGTGCATCGGCATTGGGCGGTTCCTGAGGTTTTAGCCCACCAGCTGTTGGACTATTTTGAACAGCCCCATCTGCGATCGCAGCTTTCGGTACATTTTTATGTGGGAGACCAGCTCTATGTGCGAGAGTTGACCCCCGAAACCCTAGACTATGCGGCCCGTTCTGCGGTGACCCCAATCCCCGTGGGAGATCTGCGCCCAGTGTTGCGGGATCAACCTACGAAGGTTCTCGCCCTCAGTCATGATGTGGATCTGATTGAAGACCTGTTACAGACTCTGCGCCAACGCTATGCTCCCACAGACCTTTACTTAACCAAGTCAGTTCCGACCTTTTTTGAAGCGGCAAACCCCAAAGTCAATAAGGGAACAGCGGTGCGCTATTTGGCCGAAGAGTTACTGGGCATTCAGCCTCAACACGTGATGGCGGTGGGGGACAATTGGAACGATCTAGAGATGCTCACCTATGCGGGAATGGGGATTGCCATGGGCAGTGCTCCCCTGTCTGTGCAATCGGTGGCTCAGTGGGTCGCCCCAACCGTAGAAGAAGATGGAGTAGCAGCTGCGATCAAAACGTTCCTACTGTAGCGTCGGTGGTTTTGACCGCTAGGAACTGGGAACCATGAAAATATAGCAATGATGACACAGCTTCAGACATTGTCAGGCTGCAAAATGCCCATTTTAAGCGGCTACCTGACATGTCATCCCAAAGCTTTGGGCAATGGCTATCTTTAAAATCAGAAAGGACACCGACGACTTGCCGTGTTTCGTCTCGGTGTCCTCACTGGTTCGCTCCTCACACGCCTATTACTATATCTGAACGCTCATCAATTTGTCACCCCCTGTTCACAAAAAAAGTTATCTCCCCGTCATAGAAGCTGTTGCATCAAAGTTCCCAGGGGGCAATCAAGCCCAGATATCCTTCCAGGAAAAACCGCAGCACTGCCTGGGTGATCGCGACCAATCCCAAACGATTTAGTGCCAGTGTCGAGGTCTTACTGGACGGTTCCCCCCAGATCTGACAGGCGCGATCGCAGGACTCAAAAGCCTCAACCAGTTGTATTAGGGAATTCGTGCAACGGCGAGGCGGACTTCCAGAGTCAATGGCATCCATGATCAAGACTAACTGGGCTAGCAGGTGCGATTCAGCAGGATGGCTCAGCCAAAGTTGCTGTTGAGGATCCAACCAGGGGATGGAGGTTGTCAGTTGCAGCCTTGATGGATAATCGCTCCAGGGCTGGCTATAGGCTACCAATCCCTCCAATGCAGCCAAGCGCAGGAGCGCACAGCAACGAGCATGGGCATACTGCACTTGGAGTTGCCTAGGGGGTGGTAGGTAAGATGGTGTCAACACACTGGGTTGTCCCCCGTGCCAGTGGGGCAAGGTGGCTAGACATTGGTGCAGCCAAGTTGCCAATCCGGGAGCCGTCAGAGTTGCCTGCAATCGTGCTGCCACATCCCCATGGAGTTTGAACGCCTCACCCATAGACAGTTTGCGATGCTCCGAGAGCAATCTAGGGACTGAGGAGTGGCTACGCCCATGACCATCGCCGGAAACCGGATCAGAGAGTTGAGCCTGGTTGAAAATAGTTACGATTTGTTGAGCTATTTCCAGGGGCGGTTGTTGCCAGACTTGGGCGAGGAGATGGGCGATCGCAGACCGATAGTAGCCCCCTTGCCAGTCTTGAGTCTGGGGATAGGGCTTTGTAACCCACTGCCAAGCCCTATCCGCGCTTAGAAGCTTGCTGGGGTGGGGCTGCTGAGACAGATGGTTCTCAAGGACTACTGCCAACCGTTGGAGTAGCTGAGATTTGAGTCCGAGAAGAGAGGATTGGGAGACAGAGAGAGCATCCACGGAAAGTTAGCTGGCGCACCGCAGTAATAGTTTTTTCTTGGTGAGGGAAAACTCAATGTTGAGTATTTCAGAAATAATGCCGTGTCAAGGGTTGCTTTTCAAAAAAACCTATGTGTTTATAACTACCTCTAGACCTGAATTAGGGCGTATAACTAGTAAAGGTATCTATTTTGTCAGGTATCTGTGTGATTTCTGAAGTTGATGCACACGCACAGCGTTGTCTTGCTAGACAGGCTGAGGAAAGTCTCAGTTTTCCCAATATATGTCTTCAACTCTGACTATGTACTCAATCCCTTCCTCAAACTCCGAACCCTCTCGCCCATTCCTCACCTGGCAGCGGATTCTGGACTGGGCGCAAGAACGCTATCGTTGCCGCACCTTTAACAAAGACGAGAAAATCCCGGTGCGTCCCGGACTTCTCTATTTAGTGCAGCGAGGCTCGGTACGATTGGTGGGCATTTCCCAGGTGAGCGCTACCTCCAGTAGTGCTTCCCGTCTGGGTCGCACCACACCCGAGGAAGCCTTTTTGGGCTTTGTCGGCGCTGGACAACCCTTTGAAATTGTTGCCCAATCCCCCTTTACGTTGCAAAGCTATGCCCATGTTGATCAAACCACTGTGTTGTGGATGTACTGGCATGACCTGGATAACTGGCCCCATTTTCGTCGAGAAGTCTTGGATGCCTTCCGCTACCAACACCAACGCAAGCTCCTCTGGCTCAGTACCTTGGGACAACGGCGGACTATTGACCGCCTCCTGGGTTTTCTGACGCTGCTGATTGAAGAATATGGGGAACCCTGTGAGAACGGCAGTGCTCTTCCTTGGGCGTTGACCCATGCCCAAATTGGTAGTGCAATTGGGTCAACCCGAGTAACGGTGACTCGCCTCATGGGTAAACTCCGACAGCGGGGGCTAATTCGGATTCAGGGTGATAATCAGATTTGTTTGCCCTCAGACGTTCTCCTGCGAGGCTAAGAACCTGTGTTGAGATTCCTCCATGCCAGCAACGATCGCCCTCATTGCTCACGACAGCCGCAAAGAAGAAATTGTTAATTTTGCCAAACAACATCTCCCCCTGCTCAAACGTTATCGCTTGATTGCAACCAGGAACACAGGGGAACGCATCCAGGCAGCAACCGGGCTTCCTGTTGTCAAGATGTTGTCCGGGGCCTTGGGGGGGGATGGGCAGATTCTCGCTGAAGTGGTTTCTGGCAAGGTAACCGCAGTTATTTTTCTGGTAGATGTCCTCAAGGCTCAAACCCATGAACCAGAGCTGCGGGGGTTCCTGCGGGTTTGCAATATTCACAATATTCCCCTGGCAACTAACCTGGCAACTGCTGAGATGATTGCCGTGGGGCTCACTCAAAAACAGGTTGCCCATCTGATTTTTAATCCGGTTGCCGGTCAGGGCATTGCGGAGCAAGAACTGGCTTTGATTCAGCAGTTGCTTGAACCGCACCTGAATTTGCAGATTCATCTGACAACGCCAGAGATTAACCCAGTACGGTTCGTCCAACAGGCCATTGACAGCCATGCAGATATCATCATTGCGGCAGGTGGCGATGGCACGGTTTCAGCTGTGGCTGGTGCTTTGATCGGTACGGGCATTCCCTTGGGAATTATTCCGCGTGGCACTGCTAACGCGTTCTCTGTTGCGTTGGGACTCCCGACATTGATGCCAATTCGTAGTGCTTGTCAAGTCATTTTGGCGGGACAGACTCGTACCGTTGATGCAGCCCAGTGTAATGGCTTGCCAATGGTGCTCTTGGCTGGGATTGGGTATGAAGCTGAAACCATTGAAAGGGCCAATCGAGAGCTGAAAAATCAGTGGGGGATGATGGCCTATCTGATGGCGGGCTGGCAGATGATGAATGAGCAACAGGTCTTTAACGCCGAGATTGCGGTGGAGGGGCAAATCCATTACGTTCAGGCAATGGCGATTACCATTGCCAATGCTGCTCCACCGACCTCCGTCCTCGCTCAGGGAGGTGGAGCTGTGATTTTTGACGATGGTCTGTTGGATGTCACCATTACAACGGTTGAAAGTAAGCTACATGCCGTCACAACCTTGTTATCCATGTTCAGTGCTGCCCTTGTCAAAACCAGCCCGGAGCACCCCAATGTGTTTCATGGCCGGACGAAAGCTTTGCAGGTGACGACAACTCCGCCACAAAAAGTAGTGGTGGATGGAGAAATCATTGGTACTACCCCGATTACAGTTGAATGTATCCCTGGTGGTTTAATGATCCTGACACCTTCCCTTTGAGTCTTGCATCTGCTCAAGTTCTCAGCACTAAACCAGTGCTTCATGGTTTTAGCCGCGATCGCTCATCCAAATTAATTGCCTAGGCGGCTTCCAGAGGAGCCATGGTCAGATCCGCACGACTTAAGAGCTGGTGATAGAGTTCAGCTTGTTCTTGAGGCCCAACCCAGACAATGGCTTGCCCTTCATGGTGCACCTGGTTGGTTAGATCCCAGGCGCGATCGCTAGTCATGCATGGGATGTATTTCATTAGGCACTCAGCAACGTGCTGAAAGGTGTTGAAGTCATCATTTAACACGATCACCTTGTAGTTGGGATAGCGTTTGCTCGTAACTTGACTCGATTTTTCGAGGGTAACGTTGGGGGCAGCAGCCATAACCGGAGCCGTAGTTGCTAAAACGATCCTCATAGTGAATTTACCAATGGGTTGAAGTGATTCAGAAAACCTCGTGGGCAGCTACCCGATCATAGATTGAATCCGCTGCTTCTGCTGGCGCTGCCCTGATGCCCTTGCCCAACTAAGGTTCTGAATCCCCTCTTGGGCTGGGGAAGGGATCGGGGCGATCGCGGGAATGGGCTGGCTCTGGGAGGTGAAGCAACGTCATCAGTGCTGTCATTAACGGTTGAGCAATCTCGGAGATAGTTGCCGCCCCATCGGTAAGGATTAAAGTCGTACAGGCATACTTCAGCATCAGATTCAAGGCACCGCTATCCCCCGTGCCGCGAAAATCGGTTCTCAGACCCACAATTGGAATCCGTCGCGCAAAGGCATAGCCGATCTCCCAACACGTCCCTGAATCGGCATCTGCTCCATCTAAGATAGCTAGCAACAGGTCAGCCTCCTCGACACCTTTTACACAGGTGTGAAAAATGGCCTCATGACTCCCGGCACATTCAGTTTGAGGTAAGAAGATCTGCCAGTTTGGATGATGAAGGGCGATCGCTAGACTGAGATTAAAATCTTTTTCTGCTTTAGAGAATAGGGGGGCGGCAAAATAGATCGATTTTCCCATAGGAATTTCTTGGCTTCAGAATCTTCAAAAAGATACCGGATATTCACTTCAGCAGGAACAGAAACGTTGGAGCGGAATCCAACAGTTAGGTGACTTGCTCCTGATTCCTGCCCGTATTCCACTGTCCCACTAGACAGAGAGACCTCAAAATCTACCCAGCGATCCTCAGCCCATTCTTGACACCCTGGGAGAAAGCAAATAGCATCTAGACGAATATTTTTTGCCTCACCCCAAAGAAAGGGTTTGATCCCCAGTACGTTTTCAAGGTAATTTTTATCATTCCATGCCTCAGCTAGAAGAGCGTGCATTCTGGGTTTCTTGGTCGCAAATCCCTGGGATTGGGGCAGTTTCTTTGAAGCGACTGCAACAACATTTCGGCCACCTGTCCGTAGCCTGGAATGCTGACGCTCTGGCGTTATCTGCGATTTCAGGCTTTGGGGTACAGACCATTGAAACGGTGCTGATGGAGCGTGCCCGTCGTGATCCAGCCCAGTGCCTTGAGCAGCATCTCGAAGCGAATCCTGACTTCTGGACTCCCTTTGATCGGGACTACCCGCGGTTACTGTTAGAGATCCCCGATCCTCCGCCCCTTCTGTACTATCGGGGTGTGGTGGTACGGGAAGAAAATCAAGGGGTGATCCCAACCGTGGCCATGGTGGGTACTCGCGATCCCTCCGATTATGGCAAGCGCTGGACCCGCCGAATTAGTATCGCTTTGGCCCAGCGGGGGTTCACCATTGTTTCGGGGATGGCGGAGGGTATTGATACAGAGGCTCATTCGGGGTGTCTGGAAGTTGGAGGTCGTACCCTGGCAGTGCTGGGGACTGGGGTCG
Encoded proteins:
- a CDS encoding sigma-70 family RNA polymerase sigma factor, with protein sequence MPETILPPIQFRQPADANEPAEKLETVLNRLVIKTCQSPPNSLERRQGLTQMIRLISQSGRLWHHSSPYYEDALQQTWLYLCRNLCESTTGPCFDPERGKLLRWLNAYLRWRISDFYNQASQDHSSEPTPRPLDNFESANPIETLAAAPDLPPMIEITQDWVEEDPQQELQIHLDHHPTITCQFLILHRLPPATTWRQLSEDLGVPMSTLSSFYQRQCLPRLRKFGENHRYIQ
- a CDS encoding Cof-type HAD-IIB family hydrolase; its protein translation is MQEISAASLCPPAVIQPDSLDIQLLVLDIDGTIAGESNQVSQPVLEAIQAVQAKGISVAIATGRMYCSALRFHQAIASPLPLVAYQGALIRDPVTETVHRHWAVPEVLAHQLLDYFEQPHLRSQLSVHFYVGDQLYVRELTPETLDYAARSAVTPIPVGDLRPVLRDQPTKVLALSHDVDLIEDLLQTLRQRYAPTDLYLTKSVPTFFEAANPKVNKGTAVRYLAEELLGIQPQHVMAVGDNWNDLEMLTYAGMGIAMGSAPLSVQSVAQWVAPTVEEDGVAAAIKTFLL
- a CDS encoding DALR anticodon-binding domain-containing protein, with the translated sequence MDALSVSQSSLLGLKSQLLQRLAVVLENHLSQQPHPSKLLSADRAWQWVTKPYPQTQDWQGGYYRSAIAHLLAQVWQQPPLEIAQQIVTIFNQAQLSDPVSGDGHGRSHSSVPRLLSEHRKLSMGEAFKLHGDVAARLQATLTAPGLATWLHQCLATLPHWHGGQPSVLTPSYLPPPRQLQVQYAHARCCALLRLAALEGLVAYSQPWSDYPSRLQLTTSIPWLDPQQQLWLSHPAESHLLAQLVLIMDAIDSGSPPRRCTNSLIQLVEAFESCDRACQIWGEPSSKTSTLALNRLGLVAITQAVLRFFLEGYLGLIAPWEL
- a CDS encoding Crp/Fnr family transcriptional regulator codes for the protein MYSIPSSNSEPSRPFLTWQRILDWAQERYRCRTFNKDEKIPVRPGLLYLVQRGSVRLVGISQVSATSSSASRLGRTTPEEAFLGFVGAGQPFEIVAQSPFTLQSYAHVDQTTVLWMYWHDLDNWPHFRREVLDAFRYQHQRKLLWLSTLGQRRTIDRLLGFLTLLIEEYGEPCENGSALPWALTHAQIGSAIGSTRVTVTRLMGKLRQRGLIRIQGDNQICLPSDVLLRG
- the mgsA gene encoding methylglyoxal synthase, yielding MPATIALIAHDSRKEEIVNFAKQHLPLLKRYRLIATRNTGERIQAATGLPVVKMLSGALGGDGQILAEVVSGKVTAVIFLVDVLKAQTHEPELRGFLRVCNIHNIPLATNLATAEMIAVGLTQKQVAHLIFNPVAGQGIAEQELALIQQLLEPHLNLQIHLTTPEINPVRFVQQAIDSHADIIIAAGGDGTVSAVAGALIGTGIPLGIIPRGTANAFSVALGLPTLMPIRSACQVILAGQTRTVDAAQCNGLPMVLLAGIGYEAETIERANRELKNQWGMMAYLMAGWQMMNEQQVFNAEIAVEGQIHYVQAMAITIANAAPPTSVLAQGGGAVIFDDGLLDVTITTVESKLHAVTTLLSMFSAALVKTSPEHPNVFHGRTKALQVTTTPPQKVVVDGEIIGTTPITVECIPGGLMILTPSL
- the clpS gene encoding ATP-dependent Clp protease adapter ClpS; the protein is MRIVLATTAPVMAAAPNVTLEKSSQVTSKRYPNYKVIVLNDDFNTFQHVAECLMKYIPCMTSDRAWDLTNQVHHEGQAIVWVGPQEQAELYHQLLSRADLTMAPLEAA
- a CDS encoding nucleoside 2-deoxyribosyltransferase; amino-acid sequence: MGKSIYFAAPLFSKAEKDFNLSLAIALHHPNWQIFLPQTECAGSHEAIFHTCVKGVEEADLLLAILDGADADSGTCWEIGYAFARRIPIVGLRTDFRGTGDSGALNLMLKYACTTLILTDGAATISEIAQPLMTALMTLLHLPEPAHSRDRPDPFPSPRGDSEP